The stretch of DNA TTGTCAATCAAGTTATCAACTTCACCATTGTATTTTAGGATGAAACGACTACGATCGATGCCATATTTGTTTACTAAATGATCAATACAAGTCATAGTACGGTTATACGATAACATATCGTTGTACTCAGCACTAGAACGAACATCAGTATGTCCATGAACAACTACTTTCAATTTAGGGTAACCTTTCATTACACTAGCAACGTGTTGTAATTGCTCATATGATTCTGGACGCAAGTAATACTTATCTAAATCAAAGTGAACCATTGGCAAATACCAATCTTTAAGTGTTCCTCCACCTGCTCCAGAAGCTCCTAGCGGATCATAAACCTCATCACCAATTACTAATGTTGGGTGTTTACCAGTTTCAGGATCACCAGGCATAACTTTTACATCTTCAGGAGTGATTGGTTTAGGTACTTGTGCTACACCATCTTTGTCAGTAGGATAACCAGGAGGAGAGAAAGGCTCTTTATCTTGGCTATTAACAACACCATCACCATCTGAATCCAAAGAACGTCCTTTGCTATCTACCTCAGTATCAGGAGGAGTATCTTTTTCTTCATCCAATGCATCTGGCACACCATCATTATCCGTATCGTTAAACCAATCGTCATCTAGTTTTTCTTTTAGATCAGCAACATCTTGCATAGGATAGATCAAAGGATTAACAAACCACAACGGTTGGATAGCTTTGTCTTTTTTACCAATATGGAATCCTAAACGAATACTGGTATAATGAGGAATATCAATACTAGAAGTACGAGATCCATTTTCTTTACGGCTTTTTCCATCAAAAAAGTCATCATCAGAGATGAAAGATTGATGCTCTAAACCAATAGAAATACGAGGAGTAATCAAGTATTCAAATGACAATCCAACACTTACAAAAGGATTCAAAACCATACGGTTTTCATCCGCACCCAACGTTACTAAGTTGTTTGCATTTTGTTGTGCCAATGTCTCATAAGTATCGTCTAACATACCTCTTAGCTCTTGCAATACAAGATCACGATCTGCTAATTTGGTAATATCATACTGCTGATTAGCACCTCCGCCACCAGCTTTGTTCGCCAAAGCATTCATTTGAGGAGCATAAGTTTGACCATTTCCGTCTAGAGCATTGATTTTTGTATTGTACAAATTAGCACCCAAACCAAGTAGAAGGTTCAAACTCCATTTATTGCTTTTTTTATGGAACTTAATATTATTCAAATTAAAAACCATTTGCAATGAAAGAGCATGGTGTTGCTCTATTTTGTAATTGGCATAGAAGGCATCACTAGTTGTGTAATCACCTGCTGTTACAACATTACCATCAGAAGAAGTAATTGTAAATGGAGCAACATTAGGGAATGCTTTATAATAAGATGGCGCATAGTTGATACCACTAGCTTGCCCAAACATATATTCTGCTTTCAAAGAAAATACATATCCAATAGATTTTCTAACATGAACAGATGCTCCCCAACCAAATGCTGGTTTTACATCGCCACTTACTAAAAAGCTACCAGCTCCTATACCTAGTTGCCACCAGTCTCTTGGACGACCAGGAAATTGGCTCTTTCCCTCTTTCCATTCAGCATGTCTAGCTTGGTCTTTTTTGGTAATAAAATTATCATCTGTTGGGTTAACAGAAATCTGTGCTTGCGATGCATCTACAGAAAATAGTAATAATGCCCCCGCAAAAACACCTCCTAATCGGTTAATTTTTTTCATCATAATATTTTGTCTTTTTGGATTGAATTGGACTTAGATTTTTCTTTTAATCGAATATTTTGTCTGTAAACCTTTACATCCAAGACGCTACAAATTTACATTTTTTTTTCTTTTAAAACAATAAATCTGTTTATAAGTAGTTACCTTCTCTGTCTGCAATAGGTATAAAAATATTCACAGTTGGAGCCGATCATTAGATCAAACATTGAACCACTGAACCTAATATACTCTAGTTCAAAAGTTTGCAATTAAAACAAAAATAAAAATTTTGCAATAATTATTAATTAAGTGCATAAGTTTTTTTCATACAAAATCTTAAAACCTATGCACTTAACGCAAAAAATGATTCAATACCTCTGTTACGATCATACGCATATATGACAATAAAGGTCATTTTGTTACACTTGAACCGTATTAAACTTCTATTGTATTCGTCCCCATCAATGCTTCTAATGCAATTGTTAAGGCTGTTGTAGAAATCAAAGTAGGATCAGAATTTACAGCACGTGTATTGTTCAAACCTTCACGAATAATTTGCGAAACATCTGTAAAAATACTCTCATCCGTTAACAATGCGTGAGACTGCATTAAATAAGCAAAAACACGTGCCATTCCACAATTAGCGATAAAATCAGGAATTACACTAATTTTTTCATCGGTATATTTAGCCGTTGGTCCAAAAAATACTTGATCGTCAACAAAAGGAACATTAGCGCCGCAAGAAACCACCTGCAATCCTTTACCAATCAAAGCATCCATTTGTGCTCTAGTGACTAATTTAGAAGCCGCACCAGGAATAAAGACATCAGCCTCCAAGTCCCAAATTTTACTACTAGCTTCTTCAAAAGAAAGCATATTAGGAGCATCTAATTTATTGCCCTTTTTGTTCAAATAAAGATTGGTTACTTCTTCAAAAGACAAACCTTCTGGATTAATAATTCCTCCTGCAATATCAATGATACCAACAATTTTAGCACCATCCTTTGCCAAGTAGTAAGCAGCAGCAGCAGCAGCAACATTGCCCCAACCTTGTACGATAACTTTCTTGCCTTTAAGGTTTGTATTATGATACAAATCGTAGTAATGCACAACTGATTCGGCAACACCATAACCTGTAATCAAATCGGCAACTGCCAATTTAGCTTTTACAGACGGTGTATATCTAGGGTCTTCTACAATTTTTGATACCCCTTGGCGCAATTGCCCCAATATTTCAATGCGTTCCCCTTCGTTAGAATTAAAATGTCCCTTTACAATTCCTTGTTGAGGGTGCCACAAGCCCAAATCTTGCGTAATTGGAATGACATCTTTTAGCTCATCAACATTCAAATCGCCTCCTGTTCCGTAGTAATTTTTGAGTAAAGGAATAACTGCTTTATACCATCGTTTTAGAACACCATCTTTGCGAGGGTCATTAGGGTCAAAATTAATTCCTGATTTTGCACCACCAATATTAGGTCCACACACAGAAAATTTAACCTCCATGACTTTAGCTAAAGAGATTACTTCTTCTCTATTTAGCCCTTTACGCATACGAGTTCCCCCTCCAGCAGCACCGCCTCTCAAAGAGTTAATTACAACCCATCCTTTTGCTCCTGTTTCTTGGTCTGTCCATTCAAAAACAATTTCAGGTTCTTTCTCTTTGTATTTTTGTAGTAGTTCCATAAATTATTATTTTTTTGCGTGCAAATATAGAACAAATGCATTAAAAACTTCCTTTCTGTATAAAATCTTTTTGCTAATTAATTTTATCTTGTATTATTACATAATAATGTTTGATTAAGCCCCTATTATCCTGCAAATACCAACATTATATTTTGACGAAAACCAAGCTACTACGACATTAATTATTGAAATTGTTTAAAGACTAAATAATGCTAAAAAACCTGATCCAAGATCATACGCTTTCTCTTTTAGATCCTGCTAATTTTGAAACATTTCAATATGGACAATCTATCCTACAATATACTGGCAACAATGCCAATTTAAAAACAACAGATATTGCGATTTTTGCATGGGGAGATGCAGAAGGTTATGAAAAAATTCGTACAGCGCTCTATGCCTTATCTACGAATTTTAACCTAGGAAAAGTTATAGATTTGGGCGTTGTTACTCAAAATCTAGTACCACTCATAGAGTTAGTTGATTTGTTGCTGCAACAAAACGTTTTCCCCATCATTATTACTCCTGATGAACAAGCTATCAAGGGACAATTAAAAGCGTATGAACAACGATCAGAAATGCTTAACTTAGCTATTTTTGATGCCAAAATCCCCTATTCTTTCACCTCTAATAATGGTCTAATTAACCAATTATTAGCCTATCACCCGCATTTATTATTTCATCTAAATTGCATTGGTTCTCAATCCTACCTAACGGACAAAAATGCCGTTGGATTTTTAGAGGATAAATACTTTGAAGTTCACCGCTTAGGAAAAATACAAGCTAGATTGGAAGAAATAGAGCCTATGGTTCGAAATATTGATTTGGCGGCGTTTTCAATTGGAACAATTCGTGCAGCAGATGCACCTGCCAATACCTTTAAAAATCCCAATGGTTTCTTAGCAGCAGAGGCTTGCAAAATTATGCGCTACATTAGCATGAGCGATCAGTTGTCTTCTCTTTGTATTCATGGTTTTGATTTGAAGATTGAAGACCAAAACCAAACCGCCAATATGATTGCGCAATTAATTTGGTTTGCAATAGAAGGTTTTTTTGCTAGAACAAAGGAGTATCCCATCCAGAAAAAAACATTAAGGGCTTATGTTGTAGACAACAAAACCTTGGATATGCCCATTTCTTTTTACAAAAGTAATAAAAGTGATCGTTGGTGGTTTGAGATTCCTCAAGCCTTGCATCCTCAACATCAATTAATTGCTTGTTCGTACTTAGACTACAAGATTGCCTGCGAAGGAGATTTACCAGACCGCCTATTAAATGCCATCAACCGACTCACTTAACGATTGTTAAGGCTCGACTCACTTCTATATCTTGATAATTCTTTTGAATAAGAACCTTAAAGGTAATCGCTTGTCCTAAACGTACTTTCTTTAGTGCTCTCAACATTTCCTTACTAAGATTATTGCCCCTTGTTTCTATTTCGATCTCTTTAGTATTAGACTCAATGAGTAAGGTCAAATAATTAATATCATAGGTATTTCCATAATAATCTCTAACAATAAGGTGCCGTTTGAGCAGTTCCTTCAACTTTTCTTTGGTAAGCTTATTTTGGTAAGCCGTTCCCCAGTGTATTTGGTATAGATTTTTGTTGTCAGCCGCAGCCTCATCTATTTTTTTGAAACGAATAGGTAGTGTCATTTGAGTAGCCACAGGCAGACCATTTCTTAAGGCAGGTCTAAAAACAGGCATCATCCGAATTACTCTCATTGCCTCTTGTCCACAACCAAAGCCAATGTTTCGAATTAATTCTAGGTCTGTAATCGCTCCTTTTTCTGTAACCGAAAAACGCACCACTACGACCCCTTCTATTTGATGCGATCTAGCACTATCGGGGTAAACAATATTTTGATTGATAAATGCCTGAATTTTGGGCACCGAGCAAGCCTGCCTTTGTTCTTCGCTAATAAGCGGATCATCACAACCTTCAAACAAAGGAGGAATATCTACTTTGGTCAAAATAGATGAATCGTTGGGTTGAGCCCAAGTTATAGTAAGATTGGTGATCACCAATATAGGTAATAGAAAAAAGATGCGCATGATTATTATCTGTTCTGTTTAGTACCATTTCTGCAAGTTGCCATAAGCACTTACGAAGTACTAATTATTCAACCTTCCCAAAAACAAAAAGAGAAAACCTACTCAGCAGTAAATTTCCTCTTCTTAATTCTTAACCTTATCAACAGGTAACCCTGCCAATTATTTTATTTTGCAATAAATTTAACTACCAACTCCCATTCCATGTCTGTTTCAGCACCTTCTACTTTCGCTGGTAACCAATTTGGCATCAAATTAACAATTCGAGTTACTTCTTCATCACAAGCTGGTGATAAACTTTCTACAATAGATACATCTGTCAATTCTCCAGAAGCTTTGACCATAAACGAGGCAACAACTTCTCCGCCAGGATTTCCATCAGGATGTTTCAAATTACTAAAAACAAACTGCATCATTTTCATATCAGCACAGTCCACATCTGCTGGATCATCACAACCAGGAAATCTAGGTTCATCTTCTTGTGCATAAGCACTTTGACAAAGAAGAATAAGAGCACTAACTATTATAGAGGAAAATATTTTTTTCATGAGAATGTTTTTTTGAGCAAAATAAACCTTAATTATTATGATAATTTAACAAATAAGTTAGAATTGTATTAATAATTCTATAAAAAAATCATACCATAAATGGATTTGTGCTAAAACAAATTTAATTTATTTTTTTGAATACTTCTAATCTTTCTTCTTTATTTAACCTAAAAGATTAGTTAAAAAGTATGTAGAGTCGTTTAATTTTAACTTTTTTTAGGTAAAAAAAATTCATCCATGCTCTGTTTAAAAAAATTATAAATTTAAAAAAAACTAAAAAATGGATTACTATTGAAATTAAGCTTCCATTTTGAACCTGTCTGCCTTTTTTGCAAACAATCACATCAAAACAACTGGCATAAATTTTGACATTAACAAAATCATAACTCTTGGTCTTTTGGATTTAATTTTGACCTTGATTTACAAACAACAAATCCTACTTAATTTCTAACTTAAGGAAGATATTGAGAAATTAAGTATTGGCTTTTATGGAAATTCTAAATCTCCATATACCTTAATCATTCTAAATGGATGAGGTATATGGAGATTTTTTTTTTGCAACATCTTAAACAACAATTATGTATTTACACAAAATTCTCGCCCTCTCTATCTTTATGTTACTGGTAACCCTAAATATTGGTTCTTGTGATAAAAAAACAGACACAACATCCAGAAGTCAAGGTATTTTTACCGTGCTACAAGGCGACTCTATCCTTTTAATGAACGGGGTAATTAACAGCAACTCACTCCATAATTTTAATGCCTTATATGCAAGGTTCTCTTCCATCAAAAAGATAGAAATCAAAACCTGTGAGGGTTCTATGGATGATGAAACCAATCTAAAACTATCCAAACGGGTACATGAACTTAGACTCAATACACATTTGCAAGACAATGGACTTATTGCATCAGGAGGGGTTGATTTTTTTTTAGCGGGCATCCAGCGCAGTAAAGGAACCAATGTAACCGTTGGAGTACACTCATGGTCTGACGGGGGTTCTATACAGGCAACAGATTTTCCAGTAGGGCATGCCAATCACTTACCCTATATCAATTATTACATTTCAATAGGTTTTTCTCAACAATGGGCAGAAGATTTCTATTATTTTACGATTAATGCCGCCCCAGCTTCAGGCATTCACAATATGACAGCAGCAGAATTACAGACCTATACGATTTTCACCTCTTAAACAAGAACGTAAGCGTTAAGCAGGTATTATAAATAGAAAAATCTTTTGTGTTATGTAACACAAAAGATTTTTTTATTTTTTTAAACTAGTATTGTAACCTAGTTGGCCGTTAAATTCTATTGCTTAACGGTTTCTAATAAGATAGAAACATGGTTAGACAAAACCTCTAAAAAACCACCAGTAGTTTCAAATTCAACCACTTCGTTAGAAGCAGTAGTTACCGTAATAGTACCTTCTTTTAGAGAAGCAACAACAGGTGCGTGATTTTCTAGAATTTCTAACTTACCACTTGTTCCTGGTGTATTTACGGCAGTTACTTGACCTTTAAACACCGTTTGCCCAGGTGTTAATATGATTAAATCCATATTATTTGTTATTATAAAGAAATCAAGAATTGCACAAGATAAGGCACAATTCTTAATTTCTAATTATTACATGAACTATGTTTTTTAATTCACTATCAACTAAGCTTCAACCTCAGCCAACATTTTTTCACCTTTCTTGATTGCATCTTCGATAGAACCAACAAGGTTAAATGCAGCCTCAGGATATTGATCAACTTCTCCATCCATGATCATGTTAAACCCTTTGATCGTATCTTCGATACCTACCAATACACCCTCTAGACCAGTAAACTGCTCTGCTACGTGGAAAGGCTGAGAAAGGAAACGTTGAACACGACGAGCACGGTGTACGATTTGCTTATCTTCTTCAGAAAGCTCTTCCATACCCAAGATCGCAATAATATCTTGCAATTCTTTATAACGTTGTAGGGTAAAGATTACACGTTGAGCACATTCGTAATGCTTCTCACCAACAATCTCTTTTGTCAAGATTTTAGAAGTAGAATCCAATGGATCCACAGCAGGATAAATACCCAAAGAAGCCAATTTACGATTTAATACCGTAGTAGCATCCAAGTGAGCAAAAGTAGTAGCAGGAGCTGGATCCGTTAAATCATCCGCAGGTACATAAACCGCCTGTACCGAAGTAATAGAACCACGCTTAGTAGAAGTAATACGCTCTTGCATCATACCCATCTCTGTTGCCAAAGTTGGCTGATAACCTACCGCAGAAGGCATACGTCCCAACAAAGCAGATACCTCAGCACCAGCTTGTGTAAAACGGAAAATATTATCGATAAAGAACAAAATATCACGTCCTTTTGCTTCGCTTGGGTCACCATCACGGAAATGCTCTGCAATTGTCAATCCAGACAAAGCTACACGTGCACGTGCACCAGGAGGCTCATTCATTTGACCAAATACCAAAGTAGCTTGAGATTTCTCTAACTCTTTGAGGTCTACTTTTGATAAATCCCAGTCACCCTTTTCCATGCTGTGAACAAATTCTTCACCGTATTTGATTACGTTAGATTCAATCATCTCACGAAGCAAATCGTTTCCTTCACGAGTACGCTCACCTACACCAGCAAATACAGATAATCCAGAATATCCTTTAGCAATGTTGTTGATAAGCTCCATAATCAATACGGTCTTACCTACACCAGCACCTCCAAATAAACCAATTTTTCCTCCTTTTAGGTAAGGAGCAATCAAATCTACTACTTTGATACCTGTAAATAAGATTTCTGAACTAGTTGATAGTTCTTCAAATTTAGGTGGTTTACGGTGAATTGAGCTTTTTGAAGCATTAGCATCAATGGTCTTAATACCATCAATTGTTTCACCTACTACGTTTAACAAACGACCTTTGATCGCATTAGTTGTAGGCATTAGGATAGGAGCACCAGTATCCACACAGGCAGTTCCTCTTTTTAGACCTTCTGTACTATCCATTGCAATAGTACGTACGCTGTCTTCTCCTAAGTGTTTTTGGCATTCTAGCACCAATACCTCACCATTATCTCTAGTTACAGTAAGTGCGTTAAGAATTTCTGGCAATTTGGCACCTTCGTCAGAGAAGCTAACATCTACAACAGGACCAATGATTTGCTTGATACGTCCAATATTTTGTGACATAAGTTGTGGACTTTATAAATATGTTCGATAAATAATCTATTTCTAATTTGCGGCAAAGATAGTGGTTTATATTGGTTTTCAAAAAACTTTCAAAAATAAAGTCTTATTATTTTGCACTTTAAGTCAAAAAAAATGTTGAAACAAGCATAAACGCCTTAGTTTGATCGCAAAAATAATTTTCAGCAATTGAATTCATTATAAATCTTAACGACTTAATCCAATCCTTTTTCTTTTATATTCTTACCTTTAGCCCTTTACAACCAATGCCTCTTTTTGGGCTCTAAGTCTATCCTTTAGGTAAAAAAACAGGTTCATTTGTATTGTGTTTGTTTTCTTAGCAATATTTTCATCCCTAATTTTTAGATATTCCTATACCTCTTTCACGAACTATATATTCTAAATGATACATCGCCTATTCTTGATTGGCATCCTTGTAGCAGGTTGCATTCGTTTAGTTGAGGGGCAAATTTCTAAAGTTTGCATCCAATCCATTGACATTATTGGGTACAAAAAAACTAAAACAACGCTTATTGAAAATGAACTCAACATAAGCGTAGGCGATTCGATTCCTTTAGAGCAACTAATGCCCAAACTGGAACAAAACAAACGCTTCTTAGTTAATACCCTATTATTTAACCATGTTGAGATCAAAATTCTAAAATGGGAAGAGCAAAATGTACACCTACTCATCGTACTCAAAGAATCTTGGTATATCTTTCCGCTGCCTCAATTTGAGTTAGCAGATAGAAATTTTAACGTTTGGTGGACTCGACACAACCGAGACATTCGTCGAGCTAATCTTGGCATGTGGTTAGTCTGGCGAAACTTAACGGGTTACAATGATTTATTAAAAGTAATTGTTCAGTTTGGATATACTCGAAAGTTTGAATTGGATTACACCCTCCCTCCTATGGGGCAAAAACGAAAATTTGGGTTTAATATTAATGCCTTATATTCTGACAATAAAGAAATTGCTTACAATACCATTAACAACAAGCTTGCTTTTTACAATAACTTTGATATTTCGGAACGTCAGTTTCAGCGTATTCGAGGGCGTTTTAGAGGCTATTATAGGCGTACACTATTGGAAACTCAGCAATTAGAATTAAGCTTTTTGCAACTAAGCATTAGCGACTCTATAGCCGCTTTTAATCCCCATTTTTTTTTAGGAGGAAATACGGTACAACGATCTTTTAATCTTACCTATACCTATACACTAGACAAAAGGGATATTCGAGCCTACCCTTTGAATGGTTACTATGTAAAAGCCATTTTAAACAAACAAGGATTAGGAATATTTAACGACATCAATCAATTGCAACTGACCGCTCATTTTGGGCATTATATGCAAATTGGTCAACATTTAAGTGTTGCAACCCAAATAAAAGGACGTTATAGTTTTATCCGTTCCCAAATGCCTTATAACGACAATCGAGCTTTAGGTTTTAATGAAGATTTTGTTAGAGGGTATCAATATTACGTCATCAATGGGCAAGATTTTTTATTGGTGCAATCGGATATAAATTTTAAAGTACTAGATGTTTCGATTCCATTATTCCGCAAATTTCCCATTAGTTATCTGCAAGCCCTCCCGCTAAAAATTCATCTTCGTTATCATCTAGATTTAGGCTATGTTTGGGATCGTTTTTATGCACAAGCCAACCACTTAAGCAATACAGATTTGCTAGGAACAGGCATAGGGGTAGATTTAATTTTCTATTCTTATAATATAATTGTGCAATTTGAATACACTTTTAACAAAAATGGCGAAAAAGGTCTATATTTACGTTATCGCTTTAATTTTTAGACTTCTCTAATCCTCTATTATATATTTTGAATATAGCCATTTATAGCAGATTTTTAAAAAAAGATCATATTTCCTTCGTTCAAATTCTCTTTGATATTTTAGCCCAAAGAGATGCCAATCTGTTTATTTTTGAAGAATACTATAAAAGCTTTGGCGATAAAATCAAGGTTCAACAGCAACTAAGTTTTTTTCAAGAACACGATGATTTCAAAGCTCAAAATATTGATTTTGTCATTAGTTTGGGAGGAGATGGAACCATCCTAGATGTGGTGACGATTGTTCGGGATAGTGGTGTTCCCATTATGGGCATCAACTTAGGAAGGCTTGGCTTTTTGGCAATGATAGAAAAAAGTCGAATAGAGCAAGCCTTAGATGCACTTTATAGCGACAGTTATACCTTAGATCCTCGCTCTATTCTCTATTTAGAATCGTTCCCCTCTATTTTTGGGGATAAGAATTTTGCTTTAAACGATTTTACAATCCTAAAAAGGGATACCTCGTCAATGGTTATTATACATACCTATGTCAATGGCGAGTTTCTAAATTCATACTGGGCAGATGGAATTATTGTTGCCACTCCTACTGGCTCTACTGGTTATTCTCTAAGTTGTGGAGGACCTATTATATTTCCAAAATCGGGCAATTTTATTATTACCCCTGTAGCACCACACAATTTAAATGTTCGACCGATTGTATTATCCGACAATGCCGTTATTTCATTTGAGGTAGAAGGTCGTGCTAAGAATTTTTTGTGCACCCTTGATTCTCGTTATGAAACCATTGATACGCATTTTCAACTAGCTGTTCGAAAGGCAGACTTTCAGATTAATTTAGTTCGTTTTACCGATCGCAACTTCTTGTACATGATACGAGAGAAGCTCAAATGGGGCATTGACTCTAGAAATTATTAAATTTCCATTCTTAAGTAACTACACAATAGAAAGGTAACGAATTAAAAATTCTACCCTGATTTATTAATATAGTACGATTTTTCAACGGAGTAATGGTAATATTCAAACTAATATTACTAGTTTTGCAGTTCTTTTATCGTCCTAATTTGAAAAAAGAAAACATTCGTTAGAACAACAAAAGCAAGGATGTTTTCGTTTTCTAAAAGAAGCATGCTCTTTTTTATTCCTAAAAACTTCCGTTATAGTAATAATCTTCTACATTTTTAATTAATTACAATAGTTAGGTTAGATTTTTGATAGAATCTGTATGCCTATTATTAGGACTCTAATTGTTAAAAAATAATAATCAGTGAGACATATATTATTACTAGGCTGTTTGCTTTTTTTTAGTACAGTCAATAACTTACAAGCACAATATTGGGAAGTAAGTGGAATGGGAGGAATCACACTCTATCATGGTGACTTGGCTCCCGATTTTTCATTTCAAACCCCTGGTGCGGCGGGTAGTTTTTTTGTACGTCGTAATGTCGATCCTAGGGTATCATTACGTTTTGGAGCTAGCTTTGGAACCATTAGCGCCTCTGACAAAAAATCATTAAATCCCTATAATCAAGCTCGAAATTTAAGCTTTCAATCTACTCTTTTTGAAGGATCTGTTGGGTTAGAATTCAACTTTCTCCCCTTTCACCACCATTCTCAAAAAGGAAGAAACCGCAATCAATTTACGCCCTATCTAGTCGCTGGATTTGGGATTTTTCACCATAGCCCCAAAGCGGAATACAAAGGCAGTATGTATGCCTTGCAACCGCTAGGAACAGAAGGTCAAGCCCCTGGACAAGAATATTCTCTGATACAACCTTCATTTATTATTGGAGGTGGGTTTAAAATAGACATCAATTCTGAATGGGGAATTGTAATTGAAGGAGCAACTAGAATTTTATTTTTTGATTATTTGGATGATGTAAGTGGGCAATATGCTGACAATCGTGTAATTGCTGGACATAGAGGCTCTTTGGGTAGTGCGGCAATTGGTTTGGCAGATCGTTCTGGTGAGGTTGGTCAAAATATAGGCAGACCAGGAAGACAGCGTGGCGATTCTAAAACCAATGATGGTTATACCATGTTTACCATTGGCATTCTTTATACCATGCATCAGTATCGTTGCCCAGCTTGGTAATCAACTAAACACATACAATATATCTTAACCTTTTAGTACAGCAATTGCTAAAAGGTTTTTTTTATGGCAGGAGACTCAGTATATTGGAGCAAAATTTCCCTCCTCGTTCATTGATTGAACCTTATGCGGAAGGCAAAATGAACGCAATAAAACACAATATACACCTATGCGCAAACTACTAATTGTTCTCTTAGTTTTTGTACTGAGCATTATTAGCTTAATCTTAGTCTTTAATACGTTTATTAATACTTCCAAGCAGAGTAAAATACAGTTG from Aureispira anguillae encodes:
- the porG gene encoding type IX secretion system protein PorG; its protein translation is MRHILLLGCLLFFSTVNNLQAQYWEVSGMGGITLYHGDLAPDFSFQTPGAAGSFFVRRNVDPRVSLRFGASFGTISASDKKSLNPYNQARNLSFQSTLFEGSVGLEFNFLPFHHHSQKGRNRNQFTPYLVAGFGIFHHSPKAEYKGSMYALQPLGTEGQAPGQEYSLIQPSFIIGGGFKIDINSEWGIVIEGATRILFFDYLDDVSGQYADNRVIAGHRGSLGSAAIGLADRSGEVGQNIGRPGRQRGDSKTNDGYTMFTIGILYTMHQYRCPAW
- a CDS encoding BamA/TamA family outer membrane protein, with translation MIHRLFLIGILVAGCIRLVEGQISKVCIQSIDIIGYKKTKTTLIENELNISVGDSIPLEQLMPKLEQNKRFLVNTLLFNHVEIKILKWEEQNVHLLIVLKESWYIFPLPQFELADRNFNVWWTRHNRDIRRANLGMWLVWRNLTGYNDLLKVIVQFGYTRKFELDYTLPPMGQKRKFGFNINALYSDNKEIAYNTINNKLAFYNNFDISERQFQRIRGRFRGYYRRTLLETQQLELSFLQLSISDSIAAFNPHFFLGGNTVQRSFNLTYTYTLDKRDIRAYPLNGYYVKAILNKQGLGIFNDINQLQLTAHFGHYMQIGQHLSVATQIKGRYSFIRSQMPYNDNRALGFNEDFVRGYQYYVINGQDFLLVQSDINFKVLDVSIPLFRKFPISYLQALPLKIHLRYHLDLGYVWDRFYAQANHLSNTDLLGTGIGVDLIFYSYNIIVQFEYTFNKNGEKGLYLRYRFNF
- a CDS encoding NAD kinase, whose product is MNIAIYSRFLKKDHISFVQILFDILAQRDANLFIFEEYYKSFGDKIKVQQQLSFFQEHDDFKAQNIDFVISLGGDGTILDVVTIVRDSGVPIMGINLGRLGFLAMIEKSRIEQALDALYSDSYTLDPRSILYLESFPSIFGDKNFALNDFTILKRDTSSMVIIHTYVNGEFLNSYWADGIIVATPTGSTGYSLSCGGPIIFPKSGNFIITPVAPHNLNVRPIVLSDNAVISFEVEGRAKNFLCTLDSRYETIDTHFQLAVRKADFQINLVRFTDRNFLYMIREKLKWGIDSRNY